A genome region from Arthrobacter agilis includes the following:
- a CDS encoding dihydrolipoyl dehydrogenase family protein: protein MEYTFDVLVIGGGPAGMAAATRAAELGARVAVVERSALGGTCVNSGCVPTRVLAKTARLFREVRTAYDYGIVVDNPSVDWDRTVQRVRATVARVLDAKGYGPTMERLGIELIEGDAELTGEHSVVVAGREVSAASIILCIGGSGRRLPIEGAEHAVLPHEVLGLERLPGTVAIIGAGHTGAQMTTIFDALGSEVLLLDLAPRILMTEDDDVAAAVTAAFLGKGVQVETGIGGVDGIRRGDGGLDLTWQQDGAARSRTVDAVIMAAGWPANLPGLGLEAAGVVTARSFIPVDEYLRSNVPHIFVAGDANGSSMLVQAAVFEGETAAENAVLGATRTTPHHLLPEGGFTDPDYAGVGLTETRARERDAECLAVTVPYAAVERPIIDDREQGFLKLVIDRRRELILGAHAVGENAVEVITAVASAMAAGTDLATLARVKFAYPTYSAVIGHAARSALRS, encoded by the coding sequence ATGGAGTACACGTTCGATGTCCTCGTGATCGGCGGTGGACCCGCCGGCATGGCGGCTGCCACACGCGCCGCCGAACTGGGGGCGCGCGTGGCCGTCGTCGAGCGGTCCGCCCTGGGCGGCACCTGCGTGAACTCCGGGTGCGTGCCGACCCGCGTGCTCGCCAAGACGGCACGACTGTTCCGCGAGGTCCGGACGGCGTACGACTACGGGATCGTGGTGGACAACCCGTCCGTCGACTGGGACAGGACCGTGCAGCGCGTGCGGGCCACCGTGGCCCGCGTGCTCGACGCGAAGGGGTACGGCCCCACCATGGAGCGGCTCGGCATCGAGCTCATCGAGGGCGACGCCGAGCTGACCGGTGAGCACTCCGTCGTCGTGGCCGGCCGTGAGGTGAGCGCCGCCTCGATCATCCTGTGCATCGGGGGAAGCGGCCGGCGCCTGCCCATCGAGGGCGCCGAGCACGCCGTCCTGCCGCACGAGGTGCTCGGTCTCGAGCGCCTCCCCGGCACCGTGGCGATCATCGGCGCCGGCCACACCGGCGCGCAGATGACCACCATCTTCGACGCCCTGGGCTCGGAGGTCCTCCTGCTGGATCTCGCGCCGCGCATCCTCATGACCGAGGACGACGACGTCGCCGCCGCCGTCACGGCCGCCTTCCTCGGCAAGGGCGTGCAGGTGGAGACCGGCATCGGAGGGGTGGACGGCATCCGCAGGGGGGACGGAGGGCTGGATCTCACCTGGCAGCAGGACGGCGCGGCGCGCTCGCGGACGGTCGACGCCGTCATCATGGCTGCGGGCTGGCCCGCGAATCTTCCCGGTCTGGGTCTCGAGGCGGCCGGCGTCGTGACCGCCCGGTCCTTCATCCCCGTCGACGAGTACCTGCGCTCGAACGTCCCGCACATCTTCGTGGCCGGTGACGCCAACGGCAGCAGCATGCTCGTGCAGGCGGCGGTCTTCGAGGGCGAGACGGCAGCCGAGAACGCGGTCCTGGGCGCCACGCGCACCACGCCGCACCACCTCCTGCCCGAGGGCGGCTTCACGGATCCGGACTACGCCGGCGTCGGGCTCACGGAGACCAGGGCGAGGGAGCGGGACGCCGAGTGCCTCGCGGTCACAGTGCCCTATGCCGCCGTCGAACGCCCGATCATCGACGACCGCGAGCAGGGCTTCCTCAAGCTCGTGATCGACCGGCGTCGGGAGCTGATCCTCGGGGCGCACGCGGTCGGGGAGAACGCCGTGGAGGTGATCACGGCCGTGGCGTCCGCGATGGCGGCCGGCACCGACCTCGCGACCCTCGCCCGGGTGAAGTTCGCCTATCCCACCTACAGCGCGGTCATCGGGCACGCGGCACGGTCGGCCCTGCGCAGCTAG
- a CDS encoding DUF6480 family protein, with amino-acid sequence MSERPDPSNAGNPDPVENNITGLEPGGGVPPGETPPAEASTAWQQQGHADEETPSKGRQGLWLVVIGIVVLLFLLYFVGYIVGIIDLF; translated from the coding sequence ATGAGTGAACGCCCTGATCCCTCGAACGCGGGAAACCCCGACCCTGTCGAGAACAACATCACCGGCCTGGAGCCGGGTGGTGGGGTGCCGCCGGGCGAGACGCCGCCCGCGGAAGCCAGCACGGCGTGGCAGCAGCAGGGGCATGCGGACGAGGAGACACCGTCGAAGGGCCGCCAGGGACTCTGGCTCGTCGTCATCGGCATCGTGGTGCTGCTGTTCCTGCTCTACTTCGTCGGCTACATCGTGGGCATCATCGACCTGTTCTAG
- a CDS encoding PRC-barrel domain-containing protein, with amino-acid sequence MAQSEISKLQAATAWDSNGKKLGDVNDVHLEKESGIPAWITVSLGLLNSRKHYVPLANSHFEGDDLHLAWTKSQISDAPSAASSIELSAAEESALIDYYRLRDGADAS; translated from the coding sequence ATGGCACAGTCGGAAATCAGCAAGCTCCAGGCGGCGACGGCCTGGGACAGCAACGGCAAGAAGCTCGGCGACGTGAACGACGTGCACCTCGAGAAGGAGTCCGGTATCCCGGCGTGGATCACCGTCTCCCTCGGGCTGCTGAACTCGCGCAAGCACTACGTGCCCCTCGCGAACTCCCACTTCGAGGGCGACGACCTCCACCTCGCGTGGACGAAGAGCCAGATCTCGGATGCCCCGAGCGCGGCCAGCAGCATCGAGCTCTCCGCCGCGGAGGAATCGGCCCTGATCGACTACTACAGGCTCCGGGACGGCGCCGACGCGTCCTAG
- a CDS encoding ChaB family protein, with product MSRFTKDGKVKAETLPSTLQRSDGKAQDTFAATLDSAEEQYGGDGERARRTAFASLKHGFEKVGDHWEPKEAKGPSDEQAAGDRADARPTAGGADANSSKQHLYDLAKKLDVPGRSRMSKAELVTELQKANDRETRKAREAR from the coding sequence ATGTCCCGCTTCACCAAGGACGGCAAGGTCAAGGCGGAGACGCTGCCGAGCACGCTGCAGCGCTCCGACGGGAAGGCCCAGGACACGTTCGCCGCGACCCTCGACTCCGCCGAGGAGCAGTACGGCGGCGACGGCGAGCGCGCCCGCCGCACGGCGTTCGCCTCCCTCAAGCACGGCTTCGAGAAGGTGGGGGACCACTGGGAGCCCAAGGAGGCCAAGGGCCCCTCGGACGAGCAGGCGGCCGGGGACCGGGCGGACGCCCGGCCGACGGCCGGCGGCGCGGACGCCAACTCCTCGAAGCAGCACCTCTACGACCTCGCGAAGAAGCTCGACGTCCCGGGCCGCTCGCGCATGTCCAAGGCAGAGCTCGTGACGGAGCTCCAGAAGGCCAACGACCGGGAGACGCGGAAGGCGCGGGAGGCACGGTAG
- a CDS encoding ATP-grasp domain-containing protein, translated as MTTVYALHENPEWFPPFARAFEAEGVEVVEWLLTDGVLDLDSTPPEGIFWSRISASAHTRDHALSKDYARSVLSWLEAHGRRTVNGRRVLELEMSKVDQLTALKAAGIETPRTVAAVGRDRILEAAEGFEAPFILKHNQGGKGLGVRKFDSHEELADYVGSPEFEEPQDGITLVQDFIQAAEPFITRAEIVGGKFVYAIKADTARGGFQLCPADACAIDPETGRPIMPPGATIAPEPDQQLFSLREGFDHPVIAQFEEFARRNALEVCGIEFIETADGRVLTYDVNTNTNYNAAVEAVAPTSAPRELVRYLASLA; from the coding sequence GTGACCACGGTCTACGCCCTGCACGAGAACCCGGAATGGTTCCCGCCCTTCGCCCGCGCCTTCGAGGCCGAAGGCGTCGAGGTGGTCGAATGGCTGCTCACGGACGGGGTGCTGGACCTCGATTCGACGCCGCCGGAAGGTATCTTCTGGTCACGGATCAGCGCCTCCGCCCACACCCGGGACCACGCCCTGTCGAAGGACTACGCGCGGTCCGTGCTGTCCTGGCTCGAGGCCCACGGGCGCCGGACGGTCAACGGCCGGCGGGTGCTCGAACTCGAGATGAGCAAGGTGGACCAGCTCACCGCACTGAAGGCAGCCGGGATCGAGACCCCCCGCACGGTGGCCGCCGTCGGACGGGACCGGATCCTCGAGGCCGCCGAGGGTTTCGAGGCGCCGTTCATCCTCAAGCACAACCAGGGCGGCAAGGGCCTGGGGGTGCGGAAGTTCGACTCGCACGAGGAACTGGCCGACTACGTGGGCTCGCCGGAGTTCGAGGAGCCGCAGGACGGCATCACCCTGGTGCAGGACTTCATCCAGGCCGCCGAGCCCTTCATCACCCGGGCCGAGATAGTGGGTGGAAAGTTCGTCTACGCCATCAAGGCCGACACCGCACGCGGCGGCTTCCAGCTGTGCCCCGCCGACGCCTGCGCGATCGATCCCGAGACCGGCCGGCCCATCATGCCGCCCGGCGCCACGATCGCCCCCGAGCCCGACCAGCAGCTCTTCAGTCTCCGCGAGGGGTTCGACCACCCCGTGATCGCGCAGTTCGAGGAATTCGCACGGCGCAACGCCCTGGAGGTGTGCGGCATCGAGTTCATCGAGACGGCGGACGGCCGGGTGCTGACCTACGACGTCAACACGAACACCAACTACAACGCCGCCGTCGAGGCCGTGGCCCCGACGTCCGCACCGCGGGAGCTCGTACGCTACCTGGCGTCCCTCGCCTGA
- a CDS encoding FKBP-type peptidyl-prolyl cis-trans isomerase has translation MRKAVAIILPLMLGLTACGGLTTESLTKEIYSASAGRSAGAAGVFDSVTVSGGSDEEAPTVEFESPLDTSAAAAKTVAEGEGEQIQEGQQIRVQLVALNAEDGSVLGDTYSQGQPQVLPLDDAFKSEFPELFEVLTGTKVGAQVAFVAPAPPAAEGAPETPEQVLVLKVISAEQPPPEPEVLSPEDVKGLDEEGRLPTFAFDDKGAPEVTIPDNDPSEDLVVKVLEEGDGEEIAESDTITANYTGWTYADGQKFDSSFDRGEPASFPLNGVITGWTKGLAGQKVGSKVMLVIPEPWAYPNAGQGQPSGTLVFYVEIVSKDAAK, from the coding sequence GTGCGAAAAGCAGTTGCGATCATTCTTCCCCTGATGCTGGGGCTCACCGCCTGTGGCGGGTTGACGACGGAGAGCCTGACCAAGGAGATCTACTCGGCTTCCGCCGGCCGGTCGGCGGGGGCGGCGGGGGTGTTCGATTCGGTGACGGTGTCCGGGGGGTCGGATGAGGAGGCGCCGACGGTGGAGTTCGAGTCTCCCCTGGATACCAGTGCCGCGGCGGCGAAGACGGTCGCCGAGGGTGAGGGTGAGCAGATCCAGGAGGGTCAGCAGATCCGGGTGCAGTTGGTGGCCCTGAACGCCGAGGACGGGTCGGTGCTCGGTGACACCTACAGTCAGGGCCAGCCGCAGGTGCTGCCCCTGGATGATGCGTTCAAGAGCGAGTTCCCCGAATTGTTCGAGGTCCTGACCGGTACGAAGGTCGGGGCGCAGGTCGCGTTCGTCGCGCCCGCCCCGCCGGCGGCGGAGGGTGCCCCGGAGACCCCGGAGCAGGTCCTGGTGCTGAAGGTGATCTCGGCCGAGCAGCCGCCGCCGGAGCCGGAGGTCCTCTCGCCCGAGGACGTCAAGGGCCTGGACGAGGAGGGCCGCCTGCCGACGTTCGCGTTCGATGACAAGGGCGCCCCGGAGGTCACGATCCCGGACAACGACCCGTCCGAGGATCTCGTCGTGAAGGTCCTGGAGGAGGGCGACGGGGAGGAGATCGCCGAGAGCGATACGATCACCGCGAACTACACGGGGTGGACGTACGCCGATGGGCAGAAGTTCGATTCCAGCTTCGATCGGGGGGAGCCGGCGAGTTTCCCGCTGAACGGGGTGATCACGGGCTGGACGAAGGGCCTGGCCGGGCAGAAGGTCGGTTCCAAGGTGATGCTGGTGATCCCCGAGCCGTGGGCGTACCCCAACGCCGGGCAGGGCCAGCCCTCGGGCACCCTGGTCTTCTACGTCGAGATCGTCTCCAAGGACGCCGCCAAGTAA
- a CDS encoding dihydrofolate reductase family protein has product MRTLIVTEFISLDGVIDSPGGGDHPHAGWTFKDIEFDEAAYEIKGREQEQATAMLLGRVSYDEFAPVWPTMDEFAEYNAMPKYVVSSTLTDPGWNNTTVLRSLDDVARLKQEDGGAILLQGSGTLARNLAAAGLVDRYHLLVFPVLLGSGKRLFDDAPQAARTRLDLVENAVYPNGISLAVYDVVR; this is encoded by the coding sequence ATGCGCACACTGATCGTCACCGAATTCATCTCGCTCGACGGCGTCATCGACTCGCCGGGCGGCGGCGACCACCCGCATGCCGGCTGGACCTTCAAGGACATCGAGTTCGACGAGGCGGCGTACGAGATCAAGGGCCGTGAGCAGGAGCAGGCCACCGCCATGCTGCTCGGACGCGTGAGCTACGACGAGTTCGCGCCCGTCTGGCCCACCATGGACGAGTTCGCCGAGTACAACGCCATGCCGAAGTACGTCGTCTCCAGCACCCTCACCGACCCCGGCTGGAACAACACCACGGTCCTGCGGTCCCTCGACGACGTCGCCCGGCTCAAGCAGGAGGACGGCGGAGCCATCCTCCTGCAGGGCAGCGGCACCCTGGCGAGGAACCTCGCCGCGGCGGGCCTCGTGGACCGGTACCACCTGCTCGTCTTCCCGGTGCTGCTCGGATCCGGCAAACGACTGTTCGACGATGCGCCGCAGGCGGCCCGGACGCGGCTGGATCTCGTGGAGAACGCCGTGTACCCGAACGGCATCTCGCTGGCCGTGTACGACGTCGTCCGCTGA
- a CDS encoding AbgT family transporter: MSTTAAPRPGLTDRFLTGVERVGNKLPDPFMLFLILFAITAVVTTGMALGNVTVQVPGAEEATVIKGLFTGEGLTWLTENIGANYLGFPPLATVLPILLAVGVAEKSGLLGALIRRVFGSAPRWALPYAVGFVGVVGSVMSDSAFVIIPPLAALVFKAAGRHPVAGLLGGFAAAGAGYSTNLLVTSLDALFAGITTAVTENLPNAGSPVTPLSNYYFNIASSLVLIVIAGFIIDRVLEPRLARQNVPVDEVVEDGEHAAAPVVLKAELEPQEARGLRWAVIVGVVVALVILVAVLLPDSPWRNETGGFLPRSPLLSSIVFIVFLLFTIPGLVYGRVVGTITTGRDVPRVMGEAIKDMAGFLVLAFILGQFIALFNWSGIGSWIAVAGAGALESIGLTGYPAVLAFILLASVLNLFIISGSSMWTLMASVFVPLFALLGYEPAFIQGAFRVGDSATQVITPLNPYMIVLLTMLRKYEPDAGLGTLMARMLPFVVPFWLAWVAILTVFFYLDLPLGPGNGIFIGQ; the protein is encoded by the coding sequence ATGTCGACCACTGCAGCACCCCGCCCGGGACTGACGGACCGGTTCCTCACGGGCGTGGAGAGGGTGGGCAACAAACTGCCCGACCCGTTCATGCTCTTCCTGATCCTGTTCGCGATCACGGCCGTCGTCACCACCGGCATGGCGCTCGGCAACGTCACCGTGCAGGTGCCCGGCGCCGAGGAGGCGACGGTCATCAAGGGCCTCTTCACGGGCGAGGGCCTGACCTGGCTGACGGAGAACATCGGCGCCAACTATCTCGGGTTCCCGCCGCTCGCCACGGTGCTGCCCATCCTGCTCGCGGTCGGTGTGGCCGAGAAGTCCGGCCTGCTCGGGGCCCTGATCCGCCGTGTCTTCGGCTCGGCCCCGCGCTGGGCGCTGCCCTACGCCGTGGGCTTCGTCGGCGTCGTCGGCTCCGTCATGTCCGACTCCGCCTTCGTCATCATCCCGCCGCTCGCGGCCCTCGTGTTCAAGGCGGCCGGGCGGCATCCCGTGGCCGGGCTGCTCGGCGGCTTCGCGGCCGCCGGGGCCGGCTACTCCACCAACCTGCTCGTCACGAGCCTCGACGCTTTGTTCGCCGGCATCACGACGGCGGTCACGGAGAACCTGCCCAACGCCGGCTCACCCGTCACGCCGCTCTCGAACTACTACTTCAACATCGCGTCCTCGCTCGTGCTGATCGTTATCGCGGGGTTCATCATCGACAGGGTGCTCGAGCCCCGGCTCGCCCGGCAGAACGTGCCCGTCGACGAGGTGGTGGAGGACGGCGAGCACGCCGCCGCACCCGTGGTCCTGAAGGCCGAGCTGGAGCCGCAGGAGGCGCGCGGCCTGCGGTGGGCGGTGATCGTGGGCGTCGTCGTGGCGCTGGTGATCCTGGTGGCCGTGCTCCTGCCGGACTCGCCCTGGCGGAACGAGACGGGCGGCTTCCTACCGCGCTCGCCGCTGCTGAGCTCGATCGTCTTCATCGTCTTCCTGCTCTTCACGATCCCGGGGCTCGTGTACGGGCGGGTCGTCGGCACCATCACCACGGGACGCGACGTGCCCCGTGTCATGGGCGAGGCGATCAAGGACATGGCCGGCTTCCTGGTCCTCGCGTTCATCCTCGGCCAGTTCATCGCGCTGTTCAACTGGTCCGGGATCGGTTCCTGGATCGCCGTCGCGGGCGCCGGGGCGTTGGAGAGCATCGGGCTGACCGGGTACCCGGCAGTCCTCGCGTTCATCCTGCTGGCATCCGTGCTGAACCTGTTCATCATCTCGGGATCCTCGATGTGGACGCTCATGGCCTCGGTCTTCGTGCCGCTGTTCGCGCTGCTCGGCTACGAGCCGGCCTTCATCCAGGGTGCGTTCCGGGTCGGTGACTCGGCCACCCAGGTCATCACGCCCCTGAACCCCTACATGATCGTGCTGCTGACCATGCTGCGGAAGTACGAGCCCGACGCCGGCCTCGGCACGCTGATGGCACGGATGCTCCCGTTCGTGGTGCCGTTCTGGCTCGCCTGGGTCGCCATCCTGACGGTGTTCTTCTATCTCGACCTGCCCCTGGGCCCGGGCAACGGCATCTTCATCGGCCAGTAG
- a CDS encoding M20 family metallopeptidase: MAHPTPPDTSYLQSIDERTQRLLADAVPAPSPFDGAPSALADDVERGVEAVAERLRHVVQQLHAHPETAFEEHDSAMLLHQELTRHGIDARLGVHGVETSVRAEAGDAAAGPTIAVLAEYDALPGIGHACGHNVIAAAGLGAFLALAAVADRLPGRVVFLGTPAEEGHSGKEVLARNGAFDDVDAAIMVHPYGYDLADQVWLGRRLLTITFTGVEAHASAQPFMGRNALDAANLAYQGIGLLRQQLPPSDRVHTNITEGGQSPNIIPGRAVMKLYARSQQPATLKDLSARLEDVARGAALMTGTGVELQWDEHPPSLPIRTNGALTGRWVAAQQRRGRSPLPLGVVSETLAASTDFGNVSYRVPGIHPLIRIAEPSTALHTRGFAEAARSAAAEQGALDGAVGLALTALDYLADTSLQAAVHEEFERQGGAIDVPAYFS; the protein is encoded by the coding sequence ATGGCCCATCCCACACCGCCGGACACCTCGTACCTGCAATCCATCGACGAGAGGACGCAGAGGCTCCTCGCCGATGCGGTGCCGGCCCCGTCGCCGTTCGACGGAGCGCCGTCCGCGTTGGCCGACGACGTCGAACGCGGCGTGGAGGCCGTCGCGGAGCGACTCCGACACGTGGTGCAGCAGTTGCACGCCCATCCCGAGACAGCGTTCGAGGAGCACGACAGTGCCATGCTCCTGCACCAGGAACTCACGCGGCACGGCATCGACGCCCGCCTCGGCGTGCACGGGGTGGAGACGTCGGTGCGCGCGGAGGCGGGGGACGCGGCAGCGGGCCCGACCATCGCGGTCCTCGCCGAGTACGACGCCCTCCCAGGCATCGGTCATGCCTGCGGACACAATGTCATCGCGGCGGCCGGCCTCGGCGCGTTCCTCGCCCTGGCAGCGGTGGCCGACCGGCTGCCCGGCCGCGTCGTGTTCCTCGGGACCCCGGCCGAGGAAGGGCATTCGGGCAAGGAGGTCCTGGCCCGCAACGGAGCGTTCGACGACGTCGACGCCGCGATCATGGTGCACCCCTACGGCTACGACCTCGCCGACCAGGTGTGGCTCGGGCGGAGGCTGCTCACGATCACCTTCACCGGGGTCGAGGCGCACGCATCCGCCCAGCCGTTCATGGGCCGGAACGCGCTCGACGCCGCCAACCTCGCCTACCAGGGCATCGGCCTGCTCCGCCAGCAGCTGCCGCCGTCGGACCGGGTCCACACGAACATCACCGAGGGCGGTCAGAGCCCCAACATCATCCCCGGCCGCGCCGTGATGAAGCTCTACGCCCGCTCCCAGCAGCCGGCGACCCTGAAGGACCTGAGCGCACGCCTCGAGGACGTCGCCCGCGGAGCCGCCCTGATGACCGGGACGGGCGTGGAGCTGCAGTGGGACGAGCACCCGCCGTCGCTGCCCATCCGCACCAACGGCGCGCTGACCGGCCGCTGGGTCGCGGCGCAGCAGCGGCGGGGCCGCTCCCCGCTCCCGCTCGGCGTGGTCTCGGAGACCCTCGCGGCGTCGACCGACTTCGGGAATGTGAGCTACCGCGTGCCGGGCATCCACCCCCTGATCCGCATCGCGGAACCGTCCACGGCGCTGCACACCCGCGGATTCGCCGAGGCCGCCAGGAGCGCCGCCGCCGAGCAGGGAGCACTGGACGGCGCCGTCGGCCTGGCGCTCACCGCGCTCGACTATCTCGCCGACACGTCCCTGCAGGCGGCCGTACACGAGGAGTTCGAGCGGCAGGGCGGCGCGATCGACGTGCCGGCCTACTTCTCCTGA
- a CDS encoding ABC-F family ATP-binding cassette domain-containing protein produces the protein MTATLVAKDLSGGHAHRTLFSKLDLTVAPGDVVGVVGANGAGKTTLLRLLAGADTPIAGTVRTTPPGAFVGWLPQEHERLDGETVAAYIGRRTGTTTATTAMEDAAAALGSGTKGADDAYAVALDHWMASGAVDLEDRMPSVLADVAGGVDPASPTTALSGGQLARVALAALLLSRFDVVLLDEPTNDLDLAGLERLESFIQNLRGGVVLVSHDREFLARCVTTVVELDLAQNRVAVYDGGYDAFLEERAVARRHAREAYEEYAEKKQDLVGRARTQREWSSQGVRNAMKKSPDNDKIRRKASMESSEKQAQKVRQMESRIARLDEVEEPRKEWQLQFTIGAAPRSSSVVATLNNASATQGGFTLGPVSLQVTAGERIGITGPNGAGKSTLLRLLLGHQQPDDGIAALGPSVAVGEIDQARGQLDDALPLGTAFEALVPELSQGEVRTLLAKFGLKADQVRSLVGALSPGERTRAGLALLQARGVNLLVLDEPTNHLDLPAIEQLEDALESYTGTLLLVTHDRRLLENVRLDRRWSVERGRVTTG, from the coding sequence ATGACTGCAACCCTCGTGGCGAAGGACCTGTCCGGGGGCCACGCCCACCGCACCCTCTTCTCGAAACTCGACCTCACCGTCGCACCCGGGGACGTCGTCGGCGTCGTGGGCGCCAACGGCGCGGGCAAGACGACGCTCCTGCGGCTCCTCGCGGGGGCGGACACTCCGATCGCCGGCACCGTCCGCACCACGCCGCCCGGCGCCTTCGTGGGGTGGCTGCCGCAGGAGCACGAGCGCCTCGACGGCGAGACGGTGGCCGCCTACATCGGGCGCCGCACCGGCACGACGACGGCGACGACCGCCATGGAGGACGCGGCGGCGGCCCTGGGCAGCGGGACGAAGGGCGCCGACGACGCCTACGCGGTGGCCCTCGACCACTGGATGGCATCCGGTGCCGTGGACCTCGAGGACCGCATGCCGTCCGTGCTGGCGGATGTCGCCGGGGGCGTGGACCCCGCGTCCCCCACCACGGCGCTCTCGGGGGGCCAGCTCGCCCGGGTGGCCCTGGCCGCCCTGCTGCTCAGCCGCTTCGACGTCGTGCTCCTCGACGAACCGACCAACGACCTGGACCTCGCCGGCCTCGAACGCCTGGAGTCGTTCATCCAGAACCTGCGCGGCGGCGTCGTCCTCGTGTCCCACGACCGCGAGTTCCTCGCCCGCTGCGTCACCACCGTCGTCGAACTCGATCTCGCACAGAACAGGGTGGCGGTGTACGACGGCGGCTACGACGCCTTCCTCGAGGAGCGGGCCGTCGCGCGGCGCCATGCGCGCGAGGCGTACGAGGAGTACGCGGAGAAGAAGCAGGACCTCGTGGGGCGGGCGCGGACGCAGCGGGAGTGGAGCTCCCAGGGCGTCCGCAACGCGATGAAGAAGAGCCCGGACAACGACAAGATCCGCCGCAAGGCCAGCATGGAGTCGTCCGAGAAGCAGGCCCAGAAGGTCCGCCAGATGGAGTCGCGCATCGCGCGGCTGGACGAGGTCGAGGAGCCGCGCAAGGAATGGCAGCTGCAGTTCACCATCGGTGCGGCACCGCGGTCGAGCTCCGTCGTCGCCACCCTGAACAACGCCTCGGCCACCCAGGGCGGTTTCACGCTCGGGCCGGTCTCGCTGCAGGTCACCGCCGGTGAGCGCATCGGGATCACGGGCCCCAACGGTGCGGGGAAGTCGACGCTGCTGCGCCTCCTGCTCGGCCACCAGCAGCCCGACGACGGTATCGCCGCGCTCGGCCCGAGCGTCGCGGTCGGCGAGATCGACCAGGCACGCGGGCAGCTCGACGACGCCCTCCCCCTCGGTACGGCCTTCGAGGCGCTCGTGCCGGAGCTGTCGCAGGGCGAGGTGCGGACCCTGCTCGCCAAGTTCGGGCTCAAGGCGGACCAGGTGCGCTCCCTCGTCGGCGCCCTCTCCCCCGGGGAACGGACGCGCGCGGGGCTGGCCCTGCTGCAGGCGCGCGGCGTGAACCTCCTCGTCCTCGACGAGCCGACCAACCATCTCGACCTGCCGGCGATCGAGCAGCTCGAGGACGCCCTCGAGTCCTACACGGGGACCCTGCTGCTCGTCACACACGACCGCCGGCTGCTGGAGAACGTGCGCCTCGACAGGCGCTGGAGCGTGGAGCGGGGCCGGGTCACCACCGGGTGA
- a CDS encoding DMT family transporter: MAWIILVVSGVLEAVWATALGKSEGFSRLAPTIVFGVAIIASMAGLAYAMRTLPVGTAYAVWVGIGAALTVIYAMATGTEPASLLKIVFLLMIVGGVIGLKLIH; the protein is encoded by the coding sequence ATGGCCTGGATCATCCTCGTCGTCTCCGGAGTCCTCGAAGCCGTCTGGGCCACGGCCCTCGGCAAGTCCGAAGGCTTCAGCAGACTCGCGCCCACGATCGTGTTCGGCGTCGCCATCATCGCGAGCATGGCCGGCCTCGCCTACGCCATGCGGACCCTGCCCGTCGGGACGGCCTACGCCGTCTGGGTGGGGATCGGCGCGGCCCTCACCGTCATCTATGCGATGGCCACCGGCACCGAGCCCGCCTCGCTGCTGAAAATCGTGTTCCTGCTCATGATCGTCGGCGGCGTCATCGGGCTGAAGCTCATCCACTGA
- a CDS encoding GAF domain-containing protein → MQLDAITAEAARRFPGCASTLALVARRDQVVTSAAGTMGQADPRDAYFCLQTIDGPGPFIVTDALHDPRVSSDPLVAGAPHVRFYAGYPVLGPGGWRIGALCVVAVRPRGFSMADARSLRVLAASVQGLAGVRAGPDTAVSG, encoded by the coding sequence GTGCAACTCGATGCCATCACCGCCGAGGCGGCGCGCCGCTTCCCGGGGTGCGCCTCCACGCTCGCCCTCGTCGCGCGGCGGGACCAGGTCGTCACCTCGGCTGCCGGAACGATGGGACAGGCCGACCCGCGTGATGCGTACTTCTGCCTCCAGACCATCGACGGCCCCGGGCCGTTCATCGTCACCGACGCGCTGCACGACCCCCGGGTGTCATCGGATCCCCTGGTGGCCGGCGCTCCCCACGTCCGTTTCTATGCGGGGTATCCCGTGCTCGGGCCGGGTGGCTGGCGCATCGGCGCCCTGTGCGTCGTCGCGGTCCGGCCCCGCGGGTTCTCCATGGCGGATGCCCGGTCCCTGCGGGTCCTCGCGGCGTCCGTCCAGGGACTGGCCGGCGTCCGGGCGGGTCCGGACACGGCCGTCAGTGGATGA